In Flavobacterium sp. 83, the genomic window GATAGTTGTGAAAAGTATTTTAAACCAAATTAAAAGAGAAAACCAATACCTAATTTGTGTATTGTCTGTAAGCATAGTCGCTTCACTATGTTTGTTCACCAGAGATTATTTGGATTACAAAATTGTGGGTTATTTATTGCTGGTTGTAGTTTCTTTATTAGCTACATTTTTAGACATTTTGCCAGTATTATTAAGTGCTATTCTTAGTGCTTTAATCATGAATTTTTTCTTTTTGAAACCCTATTATACATTTCATATCAGTAATGCCGAAGATTCTTTATTATTGTTTTTGTTCTTTTTAATTGCACTCATCAACGGAGTTTTGACCTACAGAATTAGAAAAGCCGAAAAAATATTGCAAATAAAAGAACTCAGGATAAATACAATGAAGCTTTACGATGCATTATTGGATTCATTATCACATGAATTACGTACTCCCATTTCAACAATTATGGGTTCCATTGATACAATACAAAGTAAAACGTTAACTATTTCTGAGGAAAATAAACAAAAATTATATTCAGAAATTGAAAAAGCTTCTTTACGTTTAAATCATCAAGTGGAAAATTTATTGAATATGTCCCGATTAGAATCGGGGGTAATACAACCAAAAATGGATTGGTGTGATTTAAAAGAATTGGTTTATAATGTTCTGGATAGTTTGAAAGATGATCTGCAATTTCATAAAGTTGTTGTTATTGCCGATGAAAATTTACCACTTTTCAAATTGGATTACGGTTTGATGGAACAAATTATTTACAATTTGGTTTTTAATGCTTCTCAATACACTCCAAAAGGAGCTAAAATAGAAATCAAAGTAGAATATAATCCGGATATTGATTTTGAATATAATCCAGATAAATTAATGCCGTGTGTCATCACTATTTCCGATGATGGGAACGGTTTCCCAGAAGCTGAAATAGATAAAGTCTTTGATAAATTTTACAGATTGCAAAATTCTAAAACGGGAGGAACTGGATTAGGATTGTCTATTGTAAAAGGTTTTGTTGAAGCCCAAAATGGTAAAATAACTTTAGAAAATAAGGAAGAAGGCGGTTCCGCTTTTAAAATATATTTCCCAACATTAGTAATGAATACAGCAGCCATTTCAAATGAATAATTCAGCCGAAATATTAATCATAGACGATGAAATCCAAATTAGGAAACTACTCGAAATCGCTTTAGATTCTAATGGATATAAAACTATTTTCGCTGTAAATGGAAAGGAAGGTATATCCCTTGCAGCAAACCATCAGCCGGATTTAATCATCTTGGATTTAGGTTTGCCAGACGAAGATGGACAGGTAGTTTTAAAAAGATTGAGAGAATGGTATAAAAAGCCCATCTTGATTTTAACCGTAAAAAACACCGAAGAAGAAATTGTAAAAGCACTCGATAATGGGGCCAATGATTATTTGGCAAAACCATTTAGAACCCAAGAATTATTAGCTAGAATTCGCACCGCTTTAAGGAATTTAAACCAAGATGAAAATGAACCAATAATCGGGTTTGGAGCAATTTCGATTGATTTTACTTCGAGAATTGTCAAGTTAAAAAATGAAATTTTAAAATTAACAACCACTGAATATAATTTGCTTTCCATTTTGGTTAAAAATGAAGGCAGAGTACTCACACATCAGTATTTGCTCAAACAAGTTTGGGGCAACAGCTATTCTGACCAAACACAATACCTGCGTGTTTTTGTGGCTCAACTTCGTAAAAAAATAGAAGAAGACCCAAACCGACCTAAATTTATCATCACAGAATCCGGAGTCGGTTATCGCTTTAACACCAGCTAAAATTTACAATGCTTTGAGTAATCTCTTTAAGCAATAATCAAAAAAAAGATAAAAAAAATCATTGAATTGTATGTTCTAAACATCACGATAAGGATTTCTGTTGTCTATTAATTAATACGTTTTACAATCTTAAAAATTAAAATTAAAATGAATAAATCAACTATTCAAAAAGTCAGTGCCGCATCGCTTTTAGTGGCATTAGGAATTATTTATGGAGACATAGGAACCAGTCCGTTATATGTTATGAAAGCCATTATTGGACAAAGAGAAATATCAAAACTGCTGGTTTACGGTGGGATTTCCTGCATCTTTTGGACACTTACATTTCAAACTACATTCAAATATATTTTCTTGACACTTTCGGCTGATAATCATGGTGAAGGTGGTGTTTTTTCGCTTTATGCATTGGTAAAAAGGTTTGGGAAAGGTAAATTAGTAATTCCAACAATACTTGGGGCCACAACACTTTTGGCGGATGGAATTATTACGCCTCCCATTTCCGTGGCTTCCGCTGTTGAAGGATTAGGAGATGTGGTTCCCGGTATTCCAACACTTCCCATTGTGATTGTAATTTTATCTGGATTATTCTATTTTCAACGATTTGGAACCCAAAAAGTAGGTTTCTTTTTTGGTCCGGCTATGGTAGTTTGGTTTTCGATGCTTTTTGTTTTAGGATTTGTACAAATACTGGATCATCCTGCTATTTTGACCGCATTAAACCCAATGTATGCCTATCAATTACTGGTTGAATATCCTCATGGATTCTGGCTGTTGGGAGCGGTTTTTCTATGTACAACCGGAGCAGAGGCTTTGTATTCGGATTTAGGGCATTGTGGAAAAGAGAATATCAGGATTACATGGATCTTTGTTAAAATTGCTTTAGTCGTGAACTATTTAGGTCAGGCATCTTGGCTTATGACCCAAGGAAATACATTTCTTGAAGGAAGAAATCCTTTTTATACCATTATGCCACAATGGTTTCTTTTTTCAGGTGTTATCATTGCCACTTTTGCAGCAATCATTGCTTCACAAGCTTTGATAAGTGGTTCTTATACATTAATAAATGAAGCGATGTCACTTAACTTTTGGCCAAGAGTTTCTATGCGAAATCCGACCAATTTGAAAGGACAAATCTATATTCCTTCAGTAAATACTATTCTTTGGGCAGGCTGTGTTTTGATGATTTTATATTTTAAAAACTCCTCCAATATGGAAGCGGCTTATGGGTTTTCCATTACCATTGCCATGTTGATGACCACAGTACTTTTGAATTATTACTTGATTTATATCAAAAAAATGAACCGGGTTTTGATAGCCATAATTATTACAGTTTTTGGAATTATTGAAATTGCTTTTTTTATTGCCAATATTGTAAAAATTAAAGAACGTTGGATGTTTTTGTTCTTTGAGCTTTTCATTTTCATGACGATGTATACTTGGTTTTTCGCAAGAAAAATTAATAATAAATTTCTAAAATTTACAAATTTAACGGAGCATACACTGCAACTTCAGGAATTGAGTAATGACATCAGTATTCCAAAGTACTCCACGCATTTAATTTATCTGTCAAAGGCAGATAGAAATTATGAAATTGAAGAAAAAATATTAAAATCCATTTTTTCCAAAAAACCAAAAAGAGCAGATGTTTACTGGTTTTTTCATATCAACAGAACCAATGATCCTTTTACTCTAAATTATGAAGTAATTGAATTATTAGACGACAAAGTAATCAAAATTGTTTTGAATATTGGTTTTAGAATCCAGCCAAAGGTTGAATTGTATTTCAAGAAAATTGTTCAAAATCTGGTTCAAAATAAAGAATTGAATTTGCATATTCGTCCTGACGGTTCTACAAAATACAATGCCGAACCTGATTTTAAATTCATTATTTTGGAAAAATTCCTTTCTGTCGAAAACGAATTTGCCGTTAAAGATGCTTTACTGTTGAATTCCTATTATATGCTTAAAAACTGGTCCCTTTCAGATACGAAAGCGTTTGGATTGGATAAAAGTGATGTTGAAATTGAAGAGATACCTTTTGTATATCAACCTATTCAAAAATTGGAATTGGAAAGAAAAAAGATTTAAATATAAGTATTTGGTGATCAGTTGCAGTTATTGTGAACTACGACTGATCACTGAATATTTTCTTAACAATCGGCCATATTCACGGCAATAGCCAGACCTCCTTCGGAGGTTTCTTTGTATTTGTTATTCATATCCTTAGCAGTTTGCCACATGGTGTCAACCACTTTGTCTAAGGGAACTTTAGCGTTTTTTGGATCGGTTGATAAGGCTAATTCGGCGGCATTAATCGCTTTTATGGCTCCCATTGTATTTCTTTCGATACAAGGAATTTGGACTAAACCACCAATAGGATCACAGGTTAAACCCAAATGATGTTCCATAGCAATTTCGGCAGCCATTAAAACTTGTTCCGGAGTTCCTCCCATTAATTCACATAAAGCTGCTGCTGCCATTGATGAGGAAACACCAATCTCTGCTTGACAGCCACCCATTGCTGCTGAAATAGTAGAGCCTTTCTTGAAAATACTTCCTATTTCGCTGGCAACCATCAGGAATTGTTTGATTTCTTTTTCGCCAGCATTATGGTTTTCGATAACTAAGTAATACATTAATACAGCTGGAATGACTCCGGCACTCCCGTTAGTTGGTGCTGTAACTACACGCCCTAAAGCTGCATTTACTTCATTTACAGCAAGTGCAAAACAGCTCACCCATTTTAGGATTTGGCGAAATTTGACTTCGGTTTTTCTAATTTCTTGTAACCAAGTTTGTGGCGAATTATAATTGGCTAAACCAATAAGATTTTGATGCATATCAAAGGCACGACGACGGACATGCAATCCGCCGGGTAAAATCCCTTCGGAATGGCAACCAATATACATAGACTCCAGCATGGTGTTCCAAATGCGCATTAATTCGTGATGAATAACTTCTTCGGAACGCATCGATTTTTCATTCTCGTAAACGATTTCCGAAATCTTTTTATTTTCTTTTCTGCAGTAGTCCAAAAGTTCAGTTGCTTTATCGATTGGGAAAGGAAAAGCACATTTTATAGCAATTTTTTTCTTGGCATTGATGCGTTCTTCTTTCACCACAAAACCTCCGCCAATTGAGTAGAAGGTGGAAGTATATTCTTTATCATCCGTTATGTAGGCCGTAAAAGTCAGACCATTTGCATGAAAAGGAAGGAAGTTTTTATTGAAAATAATATCGTGTGAAAAATGGAAGGGAATCTGGTTTTCATTACCAAGATTGATTTCATTTTTATCCTTGATTGATTTTATAATTTTATCAATATCCGAAATAGGAATATACTCAGGATCTTGTCCGCTTAGACCTAGCATAATTGCTAAATCAGTGGCGTGCCCTTTACCAGTTAGCGAAAGGGAACCATATAAATCTACTTTTACTCTGTTTACTTTAGGAATTAAATTTTCGTTTTTCAATTCACTCAGAAAACGTTCTGCTGCACGCCAAGGCCCAAGTGTGTGAGAACTAGAGGGGCCAACACCAATTTTAAGCATATCAAAAACAGAGATACATTCTTCCATAATTTATTAGTAGGTTTATTTAAAACAAAGATAATAGAATGTAGCAATGAAAAGGTTTTAAAATGGAGTTTTGTTAGATATTTGGCAACGTATCAACTTAAATTCTAATTATTCAATAACGTAAATAAATAGGAACTTAAGATTGGAGTTGCAATAGGTTCTTCTGAAATTTTGGGTAGTTGGGCTAATTTGTACTAATGAGCTATTGAAATCACTTAAATTTAATTTAAAAACAGAATTAGAATAGATTTTAGCTTTATTTTTACGTTAGCTATGAAAATACTCCTAATAGAAGACGAGCCAGAATTGCAAAAAAGCATTGAGCAATACCTTGAAATGGAAGGGAATATTGTTGAGATTTCTCCTGATTTTTCTCATGCGCAACAGAAAATTGCGATTTACGATTATGATTGTATTTTGGTTGATATTACTTTGCCAAACGGCTCTGGTTTAGATTTACTCAAAGAAATTAAACTGAAAAAATCTAAAGCGGGTATTATAATAATTTCTGCAAAAAATTCTCTTGATGATAAAGTAAATGGTTTGGACCTTGGAGCGGATGATTATTTGCCAAAGCCCTTTCATTTGTCGGAACTTAATTCACGAATTAAAGCTTTGATTAGAAGAAAAAGTTTTGATGGAAATTTAGAAATTAGTATCAATGAAATAAAAATTTTGCCTCACGAAAGACGTGTTTTAGTTCATAATAATGATATAATTTTGACGTCAAAAGAATATGATTTATTGCTTTACTTTATATCTAATAAAAATAGAGTAGTGAGCAAAAGTGCGCTTGCAGAACATCTTTGGGGTGATAATTCGGATAGATTGGATAACTTCGATTTTATATACAATCACGTGAAAAATCTGCGCAAAAAATTATTGGAAAAAAAATGCGAAGATTATTTGCAAACTATTTATGGCATAGGTTATAATTTTAAAACTCAAGAATGAAATTATTAGCTAAAACAAGTTTGTATTATTTGATTTTGAGTATCCCGATATTAATTCTATCAGGATTTATTTGTTTTCATATCATTACAAGAGAGGTTAGAGAAAGTAATAACGAACTATTGCTAAATCGGAAAGAACTAATTGAAAATTATTTAAAAGAAAATGACACCATTTCTTTGAAAATAATCACTAAAAGCAGTGAAGCTACAATTAAAAAAATAGCTAAAATAAATGCTAACGAAATTTTTACACCTATTTTTTCGGACACTTTAATTTTTGATAAAAAAGAAAATGAACTGGCGGAAAATAGATTACTTTCTTCTGTTTTTAAAGTTGGAAATACTAATTATTCCATTAAAATATGGAGAAGCACATTAGAATATAACGAATTGTTCAGAGGTATTTTTACTTCGTTAGTTATTTTATTGATTTTGCTTTTTGTGACCTATTTGATTATAAATTTTTGGATTTCAAAAACAGTATGGAAACCCTTTTATGAAACAGTAACCAATTTAAAGAAATTTCGTGCCAGTGATAATGTAATTCCACGTTTTGCAAATACATCGGTAACTGAATTTGATGAATTGAATCTTTCCTTAAACGTTATGATGCAGAAAATGATAGTTGATTTTAATAGCCAAAAAAAATTCACTGAAAATGCTTCGCACGAAATCCAAACGCCATTAGCGGTTATAAAATCTAAGATTGATTTACTTATTCAATCTGAAAATTTGAAAGAGAATGAAATGAAATTAATAGTAGCAATTGATTATGCTTGCTCTAAAATAATTCGATTGAACAAAACATTTTTATTACTTACCAAAATTGAAAACAGACAATTTAATACCACAGAAAAAGTATCTTTTGAAAATACAGTTGATAACTCCTTAGTCTTTTTTGAAGAGCATATTCAAGCCAATAAAATTGAGATAATAAAAAATATTGAAAGCGATTTTTGTGTTTTGATGAATGCTGATTTGTGTTTAGTATTGGTTAATAATTTATTACAAAATGCAATTAGGCATAATATTAATAGTGGAAATATTGAAATTTTTATAGCGAAAAATAAAATTACAATCTCAAATTTGGGGGTTGATAACCCAATTGACAGTCAGTTATTTGAACGCTTTCATAAAAACTCCACTTCACAAGAATCACTTGGGCTTGGATTGTCTATCGTAAAAGAAATTGCTGATGTAAGCGGATTGGTATTTAACTATAAATTTACTAGTGGTAAACATTGTTTTATTTTGACAAAAGACAATACTGTTGAATTAAAATAAAAAAGAGTTAGTGTAATGAAATCAAAAAAGCTGTTTAACTATTTTTTTCTTATTGTTTTATTTTGCTGCTTAATTTCTTGTGACGTATTTCGATCCTTAAGATATGGGGGAATTCCTAGCCAAAGTGATTATAAACATTTTCCTCACAGAGTAATTAATAATGGAGGTCCCGCTTATAATTTTTATAAATCCAATAAAGAATATCAGTTAGGAACAACAATAGGACTAGCCAATCGGGATTTTAATTCTACAAATGTAAGCTTGGATAGTTTTGCGACATTACATAAAACGATCACATTTTTAATTATTCGCAATGACACAATTGTTTACGAAAAATACAACAAAGGATATACCTCAAACTCATTTGTTTCCTCTTTTTCAATGGCTAAACCATTTATCTCTACATTAATAGGAATAGCAATTGATGAGGGGAAAATAAAAAGTGAAAATGATTTCATCGTTGATTATTTACCTGAATTTAAAGATAAAATAGGTTGGGAAAAAATCACCATAAAAAATTTGTTACAGCATACCTCCGGAATACGATTTACAGATAGCGAATTGGATCCTGCATCTGATAATGCGGAGTTTTATTGGGGTGATAATTTACGGGAAAGAATGATTAATATAACTCTCGAATGTCCACCCAATACTAAATTTAGATATAGTAGCGAAAACACATTGCTTTTAGGATACATCATTGAGAAAGTGACCGGAGGTACTATTTCAAAATATTTGGAAGATAAAATTTGGAAGCCATTAGGAATGGAGGCACCAGCGACCTGGAGTTTAGACCGAAAAGATGATAAAGCTATCGAAAAAACCTTTTGTTGTTTACAAGCTAGAGCTATTGACTTTGCTAAATTAGGCAGACTTTATCTGAATGGAGGGAACTGGAATGGGAAGCAAATTGTTTCTAAAAAATGGGTTGAATATTCGACACATTCTGATCCATCCGGAAATAATAAACACTTTTATAATAATAATTGGGGAATAGGACCTTTTAAATATGGCAGTTATTTTGCTGTTGGTTTGTTTGGTCAATATCTCTATATGTATCCTGAAAAGAATATTATTATAGTCCGTTTTGGAGATACAGAAACCTCGTATCATCCTAATTATTGGCAGGAAGTATTTTTGCAAATAATTGACCAGATGTAATAAATAGTTGAATTTTATTAGCATTAAAAAAACTGAATTGCTATGATTTTCGCATAGAATTAAAATAGAATTGTATTTAATATTTGTACTATGAAATTATTTACAATTAACTTTTAAATGTAAAAAAATGAAAAAATTAGTAATGATTATGTCGATTGTATTCATTTGCAGTTGTGCATTTGCAGGAACTCCACCGGATGTAGTAAAAAAAGCCTTCGCTAAAAAATTTCCTACTGCAACAAAAGTAAGTTGGGGAGTTGAAGGTCCAAAAGAATGGGAAGCAGAATTCACATTGGAAGGAAACAAGATTTCTGCTAATTTTTCAGAAGATGGAACCTGGCTGGAAACGGAAAGAGAAATTAAAGCTGTCAATTTACCAAAAGCGGTTTTAGCAGCAGTAAAATCGAAATACAGTGATTGGAAAATTGCAGAAGCTGATAAAACTGAAAGTTTAAAACACGGAACTATTTATGAAGTAGATTTAAAAAAAGGGATGAAGAGTAAAAGTCTTGCTTTTAAAGAAGATGGTACCTCGATAAAAGAATAATTTTTTTAATTAATTAATATCCATCATAGAGAGTTGGGTTTCTATA contains:
- a CDS encoding ATP-binding protein encodes the protein MKSILNQIKRENQYLICVLSVSIVASLCLFTRDYLDYKIVGYLLLVVVSLLATFLDILPVLLSAILSALIMNFFFLKPYYTFHISNAEDSLLLFLFFLIALINGVLTYRIRKAEKILQIKELRINTMKLYDALLDSLSHELRTPISTIMGSIDTIQSKTLTISEENKQKLYSEIEKASLRLNHQVENLLNMSRLESGVIQPKMDWCDLKELVYNVLDSLKDDLQFHKVVVIADENLPLFKLDYGLMEQIIYNLVFNASQYTPKGAKIEIKVEYNPDIDFEYNPDKLMPCVITISDDGNGFPEAEIDKVFDKFYRLQNSKTGGTGLGLSIVKGFVEAQNGKITLENKEEGGSAFKIYFPTLVMNTAAISNE
- a CDS encoding response regulator; translation: MNNSAEILIIDDEIQIRKLLEIALDSNGYKTIFAVNGKEGISLAANHQPDLIILDLGLPDEDGQVVLKRLREWYKKPILILTVKNTEEEIVKALDNGANDYLAKPFRTQELLARIRTALRNLNQDENEPIIGFGAISIDFTSRIVKLKNEILKLTTTEYNLLSILVKNEGRVLTHQYLLKQVWGNSYSDQTQYLRVFVAQLRKKIEEDPNRPKFIITESGVGYRFNTS
- a CDS encoding KUP/HAK/KT family potassium transporter; amino-acid sequence: MNKSTIQKVSAASLLVALGIIYGDIGTSPLYVMKAIIGQREISKLLVYGGISCIFWTLTFQTTFKYIFLTLSADNHGEGGVFSLYALVKRFGKGKLVIPTILGATTLLADGIITPPISVASAVEGLGDVVPGIPTLPIVIVILSGLFYFQRFGTQKVGFFFGPAMVVWFSMLFVLGFVQILDHPAILTALNPMYAYQLLVEYPHGFWLLGAVFLCTTGAEALYSDLGHCGKENIRITWIFVKIALVVNYLGQASWLMTQGNTFLEGRNPFYTIMPQWFLFSGVIIATFAAIIASQALISGSYTLINEAMSLNFWPRVSMRNPTNLKGQIYIPSVNTILWAGCVLMILYFKNSSNMEAAYGFSITIAMLMTTVLLNYYLIYIKKMNRVLIAIIITVFGIIEIAFFIANIVKIKERWMFLFFELFIFMTMYTWFFARKINNKFLKFTNLTEHTLQLQELSNDISIPKYSTHLIYLSKADRNYEIEEKILKSIFSKKPKRADVYWFFHINRTNDPFTLNYEVIELLDDKVIKIVLNIGFRIQPKVELYFKKIVQNLVQNKELNLHIRPDGSTKYNAEPDFKFIILEKFLSVENEFAVKDALLLNSYYMLKNWSLSDTKAFGLDKSDVEIEEIPFVYQPIQKLELERKKI
- a CDS encoding L-serine ammonia-lyase, with the protein product MEECISVFDMLKIGVGPSSSHTLGPWRAAERFLSELKNENLIPKVNRVKVDLYGSLSLTGKGHATDLAIMLGLSGQDPEYIPISDIDKIIKSIKDKNEINLGNENQIPFHFSHDIIFNKNFLPFHANGLTFTAYITDDKEYTSTFYSIGGGFVVKEERINAKKKIAIKCAFPFPIDKATELLDYCRKENKKISEIVYENEKSMRSEEVIHHELMRIWNTMLESMYIGCHSEGILPGGLHVRRRAFDMHQNLIGLANYNSPQTWLQEIRKTEVKFRQILKWVSCFALAVNEVNAALGRVVTAPTNGSAGVIPAVLMYYLVIENHNAGEKEIKQFLMVASEIGSIFKKGSTISAAMGGCQAEIGVSSSMAAAALCELMGGTPEQVLMAAEIAMEHHLGLTCDPIGGLVQIPCIERNTMGAIKAINAAELALSTDPKNAKVPLDKVVDTMWQTAKDMNNKYKETSEGGLAIAVNMADC
- a CDS encoding response regulator transcription factor; its protein translation is MKILLIEDEPELQKSIEQYLEMEGNIVEISPDFSHAQQKIAIYDYDCILVDITLPNGSGLDLLKEIKLKKSKAGIIIISAKNSLDDKVNGLDLGADDYLPKPFHLSELNSRIKALIRRKSFDGNLEISINEIKILPHERRVLVHNNDIILTSKEYDLLLYFISNKNRVVSKSALAEHLWGDNSDRLDNFDFIYNHVKNLRKKLLEKKCEDYLQTIYGIGYNFKTQE
- a CDS encoding HAMP domain-containing sensor histidine kinase codes for the protein MKLLAKTSLYYLILSIPILILSGFICFHIITREVRESNNELLLNRKELIENYLKENDTISLKIITKSSEATIKKIAKINANEIFTPIFSDTLIFDKKENELAENRLLSSVFKVGNTNYSIKIWRSTLEYNELFRGIFTSLVILLILLFVTYLIINFWISKTVWKPFYETVTNLKKFRASDNVIPRFANTSVTEFDELNLSLNVMMQKMIVDFNSQKKFTENASHEIQTPLAVIKSKIDLLIQSENLKENEMKLIVAIDYACSKIIRLNKTFLLLTKIENRQFNTTEKVSFENTVDNSLVFFEEHIQANKIEIIKNIESDFCVLMNADLCLVLVNNLLQNAIRHNINSGNIEIFIAKNKITISNLGVDNPIDSQLFERFHKNSTSQESLGLGLSIVKEIADVSGLVFNYKFTSGKHCFILTKDNTVELK
- a CDS encoding serine hydrolase, yielding MKSKKLFNYFFLIVLFCCLISCDVFRSLRYGGIPSQSDYKHFPHRVINNGGPAYNFYKSNKEYQLGTTIGLANRDFNSTNVSLDSFATLHKTITFLIIRNDTIVYEKYNKGYTSNSFVSSFSMAKPFISTLIGIAIDEGKIKSENDFIVDYLPEFKDKIGWEKITIKNLLQHTSGIRFTDSELDPASDNAEFYWGDNLRERMINITLECPPNTKFRYSSENTLLLGYIIEKVTGGTISKYLEDKIWKPLGMEAPATWSLDRKDDKAIEKTFCCLQARAIDFAKLGRLYLNGGNWNGKQIVSKKWVEYSTHSDPSGNNKHFYNNNWGIGPFKYGSYFAVGLFGQYLYMYPEKNIIIVRFGDTETSYHPNYWQEVFLQIIDQM
- a CDS encoding PepSY-like domain-containing protein, yielding MKKLVMIMSIVFICSCAFAGTPPDVVKKAFAKKFPTATKVSWGVEGPKEWEAEFTLEGNKISANFSEDGTWLETEREIKAVNLPKAVLAAVKSKYSDWKIAEADKTESLKHGTIYEVDLKKGMKSKSLAFKEDGTSIKE